In one Mesorhizobium australicum genomic region, the following are encoded:
- a CDS encoding gamma-glutamyltransferase family protein, which produces MRDFQRPGRSPVIAGNGMAATSHPLATAAAIDVLKSGGNAVDAAVAASAVLTVVEPHMTGIGGDCFVILVEPDGSVHGLNGSGRAPAGASAEAYRARGLTDIPEYGPLSITVPGAIKAWETLLARFGTRGFDALFADAIRYAEEGYPVHARVAWDWARQVDALSADEGGSIHYLVDGRSPAAGARHRQPALGATLRAIAAKGSRAFYEGPIAAEMAAVVQAQGGYLAEEDLAAVAADWVTPISTRYRGYDVLEIPPNGQGITALIMLNLMRELGVEHLPPDSAERYHLEIEAGRIAYSVLHREVSDPATMKVAVETVLADGFTRQLARQFDPARRNPAVAFPKNPSSDTVYLSVVDRDRRAVSFINSTYDAFGSRVVTPVSGIALQNRGACFNLIEGHPNEIGPRKRPLHTIIPAMAMKDGRAFASFGVMGGDFQPMGHAHVFSNLVDHGMDPQAAIDHPRLFWGEDGVLDAEAGISPTVREGMRARGHQLRDAARPHGGGQMIVIDEENGFLVGGSDPRKDGCAMGW; this is translated from the coding sequence ATGCGCGACTTCCAGCGCCCCGGCCGCTCGCCTGTCATCGCCGGGAATGGCATGGCCGCGACGTCGCATCCGCTTGCCACCGCAGCGGCGATCGATGTCCTGAAATCCGGCGGCAACGCAGTCGACGCGGCAGTCGCGGCGTCCGCCGTGCTCACCGTGGTCGAACCGCACATGACCGGCATCGGCGGCGACTGTTTCGTCATCCTGGTCGAGCCAGACGGTTCCGTGCACGGGCTCAATGGCTCCGGCCGGGCACCCGCAGGCGCGAGCGCCGAGGCCTACCGCGCGCGGGGGCTGACGGACATCCCCGAATACGGTCCGCTCTCGATCACCGTCCCCGGTGCGATCAAGGCGTGGGAGACGCTGCTTGCCCGCTTCGGCACCCGGGGCTTCGACGCGCTCTTCGCGGATGCCATCCGCTACGCCGAGGAGGGCTACCCGGTCCACGCCCGCGTGGCGTGGGACTGGGCGCGGCAGGTCGACGCCCTGTCGGCCGACGAGGGTGGTTCGATACACTACCTGGTCGACGGCCGCTCCCCGGCTGCCGGCGCCCGACACCGCCAGCCGGCGCTGGGAGCAACGCTGCGTGCGATTGCCGCCAAAGGCTCTCGCGCCTTCTATGAGGGACCGATCGCCGCCGAGATGGCCGCCGTCGTGCAGGCCCAGGGTGGCTATCTCGCCGAGGAAGATCTGGCCGCTGTCGCCGCCGACTGGGTGACGCCGATCTCGACGCGTTATCGGGGCTACGACGTGCTGGAGATCCCGCCGAACGGTCAGGGCATCACCGCGCTGATCATGCTCAACCTGATGCGCGAACTCGGCGTCGAACACCTGCCGCCCGACAGCGCGGAGCGCTACCATCTCGAGATCGAGGCGGGCCGCATCGCCTATTCAGTGCTGCACCGCGAGGTCTCAGATCCCGCCACGATGAAGGTCGCGGTCGAGACCGTCCTGGCGGACGGCTTCACGCGGCAGCTGGCGCGGCAGTTTGACCCCGCGCGGCGCAACCCGGCCGTCGCCTTCCCGAAGAACCCGTCCTCGGACACGGTCTATCTCTCCGTTGTCGACCGTGATCGCCGCGCCGTCTCCTTCATCAACTCGACCTACGACGCCTTCGGCTCGCGCGTGGTGACGCCGGTCTCCGGTATCGCGCTGCAGAACCGCGGCGCCTGCTTCAACCTGATCGAGGGCCATCCCAACGAGATCGGCCCGCGCAAGCGGCCGCTGCACACCATTATCCCTGCCATGGCGATGAAGGACGGCCGTGCCTTTGCCTCCTTCGGTGTCATGGGCGGCGACTTCCAGCCGATGGGCCACGCCCACGTCTTCTCCAACCTCGTCGACCACGGCATGGACCCGCAGGCCGCAATCGACCATCCGCGCCTGTTCTGGGGCGAGGATGGCGTGCTCGACGCCGAAGCCGGCATTTCCCCCACCGTCCGCGAAGGGATGCGCGCCCGCGGCCACCAGCTCCGCGACGCGGCCCGGCCGCATGGCGGCGGCCAGATGATCGTTATCGATGAAGAGAATGGCTTCCTGGTCGGCGGCTCCGACCCGCGCAAGGACGGCTGCGCGATGGGATGGTGA
- the phaR gene encoding polyhydroxyalkanoate synthesis repressor PhaR → MPVKDESVVIKKYANRRLYNTGTSTYVTLEDLAEMVKKGEDFNVQDAKTGEDITHPVLTQIIFELENKDGQNMLPIPFLRQLIAFYGDQMQMIVPSFLEQSMIAFSKEQERFREQMTSAFGKSPIDFMSMPTSMKAIEEQTRRNMEIFQNAMKMFTAFPAAGTTAPGPEEAPKPRKAAEKTDELAELKDQIAAMQRKLEQLGK, encoded by the coding sequence ATGCCCGTTAAGGACGAGTCGGTCGTCATCAAGAAATACGCAAACCGCCGCCTGTACAATACAGGCACCAGCACCTACGTGACGCTCGAAGACCTCGCCGAAATGGTCAAGAAGGGCGAGGACTTCAACGTGCAGGACGCCAAGACCGGCGAGGACATCACCCATCCGGTCCTGACCCAGATCATCTTCGAGCTGGAGAACAAGGACGGCCAGAATATGCTGCCGATCCCGTTCCTGCGCCAGCTTATCGCCTTCTACGGCGACCAGATGCAGATGATCGTGCCGAGCTTTCTCGAGCAGTCGATGATCGCCTTCTCCAAGGAGCAAGAGCGGTTCCGCGAACAGATGACGTCCGCCTTCGGCAAATCGCCGATCGACTTCATGAGCATGCCAACCTCGATGAAGGCGATCGAGGAGCAGACGCGGCGGAACATGGAGATATTCCAGAACGCGATGAAGATGTTCACCGCCTTCCCGGCGGCTGGCACCACTGCGCCCGGGCCTGAGGAAGCGCCGAAGCCGCGCAAGGCGGCTGAGAAGACCGACGAGCTTGCCGAGCTGAAGGACCAGATCGCAGCGATGCAGCGAAAGCTGGAGCAGCTGGGGAAGTAG
- a CDS encoding acetyl-CoA C-acetyltransferase, with amino-acid sequence MSASPSIVIASAARTPVGSFNGSFAATPAHELGAVAIKEVLARAGVDAKEVDEVILGQVLTAAAGQNPARQASIAAGLPIETTAWVLNQVCGSGLRTIAVGMQQIANGDAKVIVAGGQESMSLSPHAQHLRAGTKMGDLKLIDTMIKDGLWDAFNGYHMGNTAENVARQFQITREAQDEFALGSQNKAEAAQKAGKFKDEIVAVTLKGRKGDTIVDSDEYIRHGATIDAMQKLKPAFDKEGTVTAANASGLNDGAAAVLLMTEDEAKRRGITPLARIASWATAGVDPSIMGTGPIPASKKALEKAGWSVGDLDLVEANEAFAAQACAVNKSLGWDPSIVNVNGGAIAIGHPIGASGARIFNTLVYEMRRRGAKKGLATLCIGGGMGVAMCVEAMN; translated from the coding sequence ATGTCTGCTTCCCCCTCCATCGTCATCGCCTCCGCCGCCCGCACGCCGGTCGGCTCGTTCAATGGCTCCTTCGCCGCGACTCCAGCGCACGAACTCGGCGCCGTCGCGATCAAGGAAGTCCTGGCGCGCGCCGGCGTGGATGCGAAGGAAGTCGACGAAGTCATCCTCGGCCAGGTGCTGACCGCCGCCGCGGGCCAGAACCCGGCCCGCCAGGCCTCGATCGCGGCCGGCCTGCCGATCGAGACGACTGCCTGGGTCCTCAACCAGGTCTGCGGCTCGGGCCTGCGCACGATCGCCGTCGGCATGCAGCAGATCGCCAATGGCGACGCCAAGGTCATCGTCGCCGGCGGACAGGAATCCATGTCGCTTTCGCCGCATGCGCAGCACCTGCGCGCCGGCACCAAGATGGGCGACCTCAAGCTGATCGACACGATGATCAAGGACGGCCTGTGGGACGCCTTCAACGGCTATCACATGGGCAATACGGCCGAAAACGTCGCCCGCCAGTTCCAGATCACCCGCGAGGCGCAGGACGAGTTCGCGCTTGGCTCGCAGAACAAGGCCGAGGCCGCGCAGAAGGCGGGCAAGTTCAAGGACGAGATCGTCGCCGTTACGCTCAAGGGCCGCAAGGGCGACACGATCGTCGACAGCGACGAATATATCCGTCACGGCGCGACCATCGACGCCATGCAGAAGCTGAAGCCCGCCTTCGACAAGGAAGGCACGGTCACCGCCGCCAACGCCTCGGGCCTCAATGACGGCGCCGCCGCGGTGCTTCTCATGACCGAGGACGAGGCGAAGCGCCGCGGCATCACCCCGCTCGCACGCATCGCCTCCTGGGCGACCGCCGGCGTCGACCCCTCCATCATGGGCACCGGCCCGATCCCGGCCTCGAAGAAGGCGCTCGAAAAGGCCGGCTGGTCGGTCGGCGATCTCGATCTCGTCGAAGCGAATGAGGCCTTCGCCGCGCAGGCCTGCGCGGTCAACAAGAGCCTCGGCTGGGATCCGTCGATCGTCAACGTCAACGGCGGCGCCATCGCCATCGGCCACCCGATCGGCGCCTCCGGCGCGCGCATCTTCAACACGCTGGTCTACGAGATGCGCCGCCGCGGTGCGAAGAAGGGCCTCGCCACGCTCTGCATCGGCGGCGGCATGGGCGTCGCGATGTGCGTCGAAGCGATGAATTAA
- a CDS encoding beta-ketoacyl-ACP reductase, with the protein MARVALVTGGSRGIGAAISIALRDAGYKVAANYAGNDEAASAFTTETGIPVYKWSVADYDACVAGIAKVEADLGPVEVLVNNAGITRDAMFHRMTREQWNEVINTNLNGAFNMTHPVWSGMRDRKFGRVITISSINGQKGQMGQANYSAAKAGDIGFTKALAQEGAKAGITVNVIAPGYIGTDMVMAVPEKVRESIIAQIPVGRLGEPAEIARCVVFLASDEAGFITGSTLTANGGQYIT; encoded by the coding sequence ATGGCACGTGTAGCACTGGTCACGGGCGGCTCTCGCGGCATCGGGGCGGCGATCTCGATCGCGCTCAGGGATGCCGGCTACAAGGTCGCGGCGAACTATGCCGGCAATGACGAGGCGGCTTCCGCCTTCACCACCGAGACCGGCATCCCGGTCTACAAATGGTCGGTCGCCGACTACGACGCCTGCGTCGCCGGCATCGCAAAGGTCGAGGCCGATCTCGGCCCGGTCGAGGTGCTGGTGAACAATGCTGGCATCACGCGCGACGCGATGTTCCATCGCATGACGCGCGAGCAATGGAACGAGGTAATCAACACCAACCTCAACGGCGCCTTCAACATGACGCATCCGGTGTGGAGCGGCATGCGCGACCGCAAGTTCGGCCGCGTCATCACCATTTCCTCGATCAACGGCCAGAAGGGCCAGATGGGCCAGGCGAACTATTCGGCGGCCAAGGCGGGCGACATCGGCTTCACCAAGGCGCTGGCGCAGGAAGGCGCCAAGGCCGGTATCACGGTCAACGTCATCGCCCCCGGCTACATCGGCACCGACATGGTGATGGCGGTGCCGGAGAAGGTGCGCGAATCGATCATCGCCCAAATCCCGGTCGGGCGGCTGGGCGAACCGGCGGAGATCGCGCGTTGCGTGGTGTTCCTCGCCTCGGACGAGGCAGGCTTCATCACCGGCTCGACGCTTACCGCCAATGGCGGCCAGTACATCACCTGA
- a CDS encoding pyridoxamine 5'-phosphate oxidase family protein has translation MQFITSREELRSVYKPASEGSLRKELKALDSHAASFIGRSPFVLIGTTDGKGHADVTPKGDRPGFVAVLDSRTIAIPDRPGNNRLDTLENLLEEPAIGLLFLIPGMDETLRINGKAKITADDSLRARFEVDGKLPQAVIVVTVEATYMHCAKAFMRSQLWHPESWPDRKSLPTLGQILKDQLALDQSAEAMDLWLDDAYANSMW, from the coding sequence ATGCAGTTCATCACCTCCCGCGAAGAGCTTCGCAGCGTCTACAAACCCGCAAGCGAAGGATCGCTGCGCAAGGAACTCAAGGCGCTCGACAGCCACGCCGCCTCCTTCATCGGCCGCAGCCCGTTCGTGCTGATTGGCACCACAGACGGCAAGGGCCATGCGGACGTGACGCCCAAGGGCGACCGGCCGGGCTTCGTCGCCGTGCTCGACAGCCGGACGATCGCGATCCCCGACCGGCCGGGAAACAATCGTCTCGACACGCTGGAAAACCTGCTTGAGGAGCCGGCGATCGGGCTTCTGTTCCTCATTCCTGGCATGGACGAGACGCTTCGCATCAACGGCAAGGCGAAGATCACGGCGGACGATTCGCTTCGCGCCCGGTTCGAGGTTGACGGCAAGCTGCCGCAGGCGGTGATCGTGGTCACGGTCGAAGCCACCTACATGCACTGCGCCAAGGCTTTCATGCGCTCGCAGCTCTGGCATCCCGAAAGCTGGCCCGACCGGAAGTCGCTGCCGACGCTCGGCCAGATTCTCAAGGACCAGCTCGCGCTGGACCAGTCGGCCGAGGCGATGGACCTCTGGCTCGACGATGCCTATGCAAATTCGATGTGGTGA
- the aqpZ gene encoding aquaporin Z, with amino-acid sequence MQKRLFAEFLGTFWLVFGGCGSAVLAAAFPDVGIGLLGVSLAFGLTVLTMAYAVGGISGGHFNPAVSVGLLTAGRFPAKDLIPYVIAQLVGAVVAAAVLYFIVSGKADFAGVGGFASNGYGEFSPGKFSLGAALVMEVVMTFIFLMIILGATTGRVPAGFAPIAIGLGLTLIHLVSIPVTNTSVNPARSTGVALFAETPALSQLWLFWVAPIVGAAIAGIVHKAVFGDD; translated from the coding sequence ATGCAAAAGCGTCTCTTCGCCGAATTCCTCGGCACGTTCTGGCTTGTGTTCGGCGGCTGCGGCAGCGCCGTTCTCGCCGCCGCGTTTCCGGATGTTGGTATCGGTCTACTTGGCGTGTCGCTCGCCTTCGGCCTCACCGTGCTGACGATGGCCTATGCCGTCGGCGGTATCTCGGGCGGTCACTTCAATCCGGCCGTCTCCGTCGGTCTCCTGACCGCTGGCCGCTTCCCGGCGAAGGACCTGATCCCCTATGTGATCGCACAGCTTGTCGGCGCGGTGGTCGCGGCAGCGGTGCTCTACTTCATCGTCAGCGGCAAGGCAGACTTCGCCGGCGTTGGCGGCTTCGCGTCCAACGGCTACGGCGAATTCTCGCCCGGCAAGTTCTCGCTGGGTGCCGCACTGGTCATGGAAGTCGTGATGACCTTCATCTTCCTGATGATCATCCTCGGCGCCACCACTGGCCGGGTTCCGGCAGGCTTCGCACCGATCGCGATCGGCCTCGGACTGACGCTGATTCACCTCGTGTCGATTCCGGTGACCAACACGTCGGTCAACCCCGCCCGCTCCACCGGCGTGGCGCTGTTCGCCGAAACCCCCGCGCTGTCACAGCTCTGGCTGTTCTGGGTAGCCCCGATCGTCGGCGCGGCCATCGCCGGCATCGTGCACAAGGCCGTCTTCGGCGACGATTGA
- a CDS encoding helicase-related protein has translation MNVQPRPKDAMILSGRGVTAVLGPTNTGKTHLAIERMVAHPSGIIGLPLRLLAREVYQRVADKVGLANVSLVTGEEKILPPGARYSVCTVEALPRQTNAAFVAIDEVQLAGDLERGHIFTDRILHLRGRDETLLLGAGTMRGILEHTLRGLSVVTRPRMSRLEYAGQKKITRLPRRSAIVAFSSEEVYAIGELIRRQRGGVAVVLGALSPRTRNKQVEIYQSGDVDFLVATDAIGMGLNLDVDHVAFAQNRKFDGYQYRELTAAEIGQIAGRAGRHVRDGTFGVTGQVIPFDEELIEKIEGHEFDPVRVMQWRTPDFDFASLEALRRSIETLPMVDGLTKALPAVDQKALEYLARDPMIRDLATRPERVALLWDACALPDYRRIAPAQHADLIGSIYVDLAERGHVDEAYMAEQVRRADSVEGDIDTLSHRIAQIRTWTFVSHRPGWLADPAHWQEKTREIEDRLSDALHDRLTKRFVDRRTSVLMRRLRENTMLEAEISPIGEVSVEGHHVGELQGFRFTADSSAGGEDAKAVRAAAQKALATEFETRAERFSACANGDLALGNDGTLRWLGQPIGTLAEGEDALKPRVILLADEQLTGPARDKVAARAERFVAWQIESLLKPLVDLKAADQLTGIARGLAYRLVESFGLLNRRDVADEMKSLEQDSRAALRRLGVRFGAYHIFLPALLKPAPAGLLTLLWALKNDGKDKPGFGDPVNALATGRTSVVVDQQFDREFYKLAGFRILGRRAVRVDILERVADLIRPALAWKPGAASRPDGAYDGNAFLVTPPMMSILGATASDMEEILKALGYRAEPKPQAEVAGRIAKLDADAAEAARLRAEAHAAAEAARAAEAASVADAMTEPVPEDAETAPVSADAADVPQAVVEEMEAGPLAGADLAAEAIAPVAVEEALKAEDNVAAEEMSVEQSSEIAAEAVAPVVVEAASEAEAPASSEPSVAQDVPAADATPTEPEEPKIVLLWRPARNENRFRHQRQGDRNGQPQGRRDRGRGNKGAKPEDGAPKEPKVLWRADDPQFQRKPRPEGERDNRNRNRQDGKHLEGKRREDRPERKFEHQNRPREEKPARIDPDSPFAKLAALRDQLRK, from the coding sequence ATGAATGTCCAGCCCCGACCGAAAGATGCGATGATCCTGTCCGGACGCGGCGTCACCGCCGTGCTCGGCCCGACCAACACCGGCAAGACGCATCTCGCCATCGAGCGCATGGTGGCGCATCCCTCCGGCATCATCGGCCTGCCGCTGAGGCTGCTCGCGCGCGAAGTCTACCAACGCGTCGCCGACAAGGTTGGCCTCGCCAACGTTTCCCTCGTCACCGGCGAGGAGAAGATCCTGCCGCCCGGCGCGCGCTATTCCGTCTGCACCGTCGAAGCCCTGCCGCGTCAGACCAATGCCGCCTTCGTTGCGATCGACGAGGTGCAGCTCGCCGGGGACCTGGAGCGCGGACACATCTTCACCGACCGTATCCTGCATCTTCGCGGCCGCGACGAGACACTCCTTCTCGGCGCCGGCACGATGCGCGGCATCCTGGAGCACACGCTGCGCGGCCTGTCGGTGGTCACGCGGCCGCGCATGTCACGGCTCGAATATGCCGGCCAGAAGAAGATCACCCGCCTGCCGCGCCGCTCCGCCATCGTCGCCTTCTCGTCGGAAGAGGTCTATGCCATCGGCGAACTGATCCGCCGCCAGCGCGGCGGTGTCGCAGTCGTGCTCGGCGCGCTGTCGCCGCGCACCCGCAACAAGCAGGTCGAGATCTACCAGTCGGGAGACGTCGACTTCCTCGTCGCCACCGACGCCATCGGCATGGGCCTCAACCTCGACGTCGACCACGTCGCCTTTGCCCAGAACCGCAAGTTCGACGGCTACCAGTACCGCGAGCTCACCGCCGCCGAGATCGGCCAGATCGCGGGCCGCGCCGGCCGCCACGTCCGCGACGGCACCTTCGGCGTCACCGGCCAGGTGATCCCATTCGACGAGGAGTTGATCGAAAAGATCGAAGGCCACGAATTCGATCCTGTCCGCGTCATGCAATGGCGCACGCCCGACTTCGATTTCGCGAGCCTGGAGGCTCTGCGCCGCTCTATCGAGACACTGCCGATGGTCGACGGACTGACCAAGGCTCTGCCGGCCGTCGACCAGAAGGCACTCGAATATCTAGCCCGCGATCCGATGATCCGCGACCTGGCCACCCGTCCGGAGCGCGTCGCGCTTTTGTGGGACGCCTGTGCCTTGCCCGACTACCGTCGCATCGCGCCGGCCCAGCATGCCGACCTGATCGGCTCGATCTATGTCGACCTCGCCGAGCGCGGCCATGTCGACGAGGCCTACATGGCCGAGCAGGTGCGCCGTGCCGATTCCGTCGAGGGCGACATCGATACGCTCTCCCACCGCATCGCCCAGATCCGCACCTGGACCTTCGTGTCGCACCGGCCCGGCTGGCTTGCCGATCCGGCACACTGGCAGGAAAAAACGCGCGAGATAGAAGACAGACTGTCGGACGCGCTTCATGACCGGTTGACGAAACGCTTCGTAGACCGCAGGACATCCGTGCTCATGAGGCGCCTTAGAGAAAATACGATGCTCGAAGCCGAAATCAGCCCAATCGGAGAGGTCTCCGTCGAAGGGCACCATGTCGGGGAACTGCAGGGGTTCCGCTTCACCGCCGACAGTTCCGCCGGCGGCGAGGACGCGAAGGCCGTGCGCGCCGCCGCACAGAAAGCGCTGGCGACCGAGTTCGAGACGCGCGCCGAACGCTTCTCGGCCTGCGCCAACGGCGACCTTGCGCTCGGCAACGACGGCACGCTGCGCTGGCTCGGCCAGCCCATCGGCACGCTGGCCGAGGGCGAGGACGCGCTGAAGCCACGCGTCATTCTCCTGGCGGACGAACAGCTCACCGGGCCTGCCCGCGACAAGGTCGCAGCGCGCGCCGAGCGCTTCGTCGCCTGGCAGATCGAATCGCTTCTCAAGCCGCTCGTCGACCTCAAGGCCGCCGACCAGCTCACCGGCATCGCGCGCGGCCTTGCCTATCGCCTGGTCGAGAGCTTCGGCCTGCTCAACCGTCGCGACGTCGCCGACGAGATGAAGTCGCTCGAACAGGATTCGCGCGCTGCGCTGCGCCGCCTCGGGGTGCGCTTCGGCGCCTATCACATTTTCCTGCCCGCGCTGCTCAAGCCCGCCCCGGCCGGTCTCCTGACCTTGCTGTGGGCGCTCAAGAACGACGGCAAGGACAAGCCCGGTTTCGGCGACCCGGTCAACGCCCTCGCCACCGGCCGCACCTCCGTGGTGGTGGACCAGCAGTTCGACCGCGAATTCTACAAGCTCGCCGGCTTCCGCATCCTCGGCCGCCGCGCGGTCCGCGTCGACATCCTTGAACGCGTTGCCGATCTCATTCGTCCTGCGCTCGCCTGGAAGCCCGGCGCGGCATCGCGCCCGGACGGCGCCTACGACGGCAACGCCTTCCTGGTCACGCCGCCGATGATGTCGATCCTCGGCGCCACCGCGTCCGACATGGAAGAGATTCTGAAGGCGCTCGGCTACCGTGCCGAGCCGAAGCCGCAGGCCGAGGTCGCCGGGCGTATTGCGAAGCTTGATGCCGATGCGGCGGAGGCCGCCAGGCTCAGGGCGGAGGCGCATGCCGCGGCGGAAGCGGCGAGAGCCGCCGAAGCCGCCTCTGTGGCCGATGCGATGACAGAGCCTGTCCCCGAGGACGCGGAAACCGCGCCTGTCTCGGCTGATGCGGCCGACGTGCCGCAGGCCGTGGTCGAAGAGATGGAAGCCGGCCCGCTGGCCGGCGCCGACCTTGCCGCCGAGGCGATTGCTCCGGTAGCCGTCGAGGAGGCGCTCAAGGCCGAAGACAATGTCGCTGCCGAAGAGATGTCCGTCGAACAATCGTCCGAGATCGCGGCGGAGGCGGTCGCTCCGGTGGTCGTCGAAGCGGCGTCCGAAGCCGAGGCTCCGGCATCGTCCGAACCCTCAGTCGCGCAGGACGTTCCTGCAGCCGATGCCACCCCTACCGAGCCTGAAGAGCCGAAGATCGTGCTGCTGTGGCGACCGGCCCGCAACGAGAACCGCTTCCGCCACCAGCGCCAGGGCGACCGCAACGGTCAGCCGCAGGGCCGCCGCGATCGCGGCCGCGGAAACAAGGGCGCCAAGCCGGAAGACGGCGCGCCGAAGGAGCCTAAGGTTCTGTGGCGCGCCGACGATCCGCAGTTCCAGCGCAAACCGCGACCGGAAGGCGAGCGCGACAATCGCAACCGCAACCGCCAGGACGGAAAGCATCTCGAGGGCAAGCGTCGCGAGGACCGGCCCGAGCGCAAGTTCGAGCATCAGAACCGCCCACGCGAGGAGAAGCCGGCGCGTATCGATCCGGACTCGCCCTTCGCCAAGCTCGCCGCGTTGCGCGACCAGCTTCGCAAGTAG
- a CDS encoding RNA-binding S4 domain-containing protein, with protein MAVAGSQRIDKWLFFARVVKSRSLAAKLVQSGGVRINSLKVDQPSATVKPGDGITVTLERRILVYRVLSGGTRRGPAEEARTLYEDLTPPPAPREEQVVTAEREAGSGRPTKRDRRLTDRLRYDQD; from the coding sequence ATGGCGGTTGCCGGCAGCCAGCGCATCGACAAATGGCTGTTCTTCGCGCGGGTGGTGAAATCGCGCTCGCTCGCCGCGAAGCTGGTCCAGTCCGGCGGCGTGCGCATCAATTCGCTCAAGGTCGACCAGCCCTCGGCCACCGTGAAACCAGGCGACGGCATCACGGTCACGCTGGAGCGCAGGATTCTCGTCTATCGCGTCCTGTCGGGCGGCACGCGACGCGGGCCGGCCGAGGAGGCTCGGACGCTCTATGAAGACCTCACTCCGCCGCCCGCGCCGCGGGAAGAGCAGGTCGTGACCGCCGAGCGCGAGGCCGGCAGCGGCCGCCCCACCAAGCGCGACCGCCGGCTGACCGACAGGCTGCGCTACGATCAGGACTGA
- the fdxA gene encoding ferredoxin FdxA yields MTYVVTDNCIKCKYMDCVEVCPVDCFYEGENMLVIHPDECIDCGVCEPECPADAIRPDTEPGLDKWLKINTEYASSWPNITQKGEPPDDAKEFDGVEGKFEKYFSPEPGKGD; encoded by the coding sequence ATGACCTATGTCGTCACCGACAATTGCATCAAGTGCAAGTACATGGACTGCGTCGAGGTCTGTCCGGTCGACTGTTTCTACGAAGGCGAGAACATGCTCGTCATCCATCCGGACGAATGCATAGACTGCGGCGTGTGCGAGCCGGAATGCCCGGCCGACGCGATACGTCCGGACACTGAGCCCGGCCTCGACAAGTGGCTCAAGATCAACACGGAATACGCCTCGTCCTGGCCGAACATCACCCAGAAGGGCGAGCCGCCGGATGATGCAAAGGAATTCGACGGCGTCGAGGGCAAATTCGAGAAATACTTCTCGCCCGAACCCGGCAAAGGCGACTGA
- a CDS encoding CarD family transcriptional regulator — MAIPQKKTSAARNGFKTGEFIVYPAHGVGQIVSIDEQEVAGHKLELFVIDFQKDKMRLKVPVAKATSIGMRKLSETDYVDRALKVVQGRARVKRTMWSRRAQEYDAKINSGDLISISEVVRDLYRADNQPEQSYSERQLYEAALDRMAREIAAVNKMSETEAVRLIETNLNKGPKRGAKAANEAEADGDADLDAEQEEAA, encoded by the coding sequence ATGGCAATCCCGCAGAAGAAGACTTCGGCAGCCCGCAACGGTTTCAAGACCGGCGAATTCATCGTCTATCCCGCGCATGGCGTCGGCCAGATCGTCTCGATCGACGAGCAGGAAGTCGCGGGCCACAAGCTTGAGCTCTTCGTCATCGATTTCCAGAAGGACAAGATGCGCCTGAAGGTTCCGGTCGCCAAGGCGACCTCCATCGGCATGCGCAAGCTGTCCGAGACCGATTATGTCGACCGCGCGCTCAAGGTCGTGCAGGGCCGCGCCCGCGTGAAGCGCACCATGTGGTCGCGCCGCGCGCAGGAATATGACGCGAAGATCAATTCCGGCGACCTGATCTCGATCTCCGAGGTGGTGCGCGACCTCTACCGCGCCGACAACCAGCCGGAACAGTCCTATTCCGAACGCCAGCTCTACGAAGCCGCGCTCGACCGCATGGCCCGCGAGATCGCGGCCGTGAACAAGATGTCCGAGACCGAGGCCGTGCGCCTGATCGAGACCAACCTGAACAAGGGCCCGAAGCGTGGCGCCAAGGCCGCCAACGAGGCGGAAGCCGACGGCGACGCCGATCTCGATGCCGAGCAGGAAGAGGCGGCCTGA